Genomic DNA from Paenibacillus borealis:
TTCTCAAGAACGATGCTGGCAGCAACAAAAATAAGGGCGGCATCCGCATATCCTTCGAGAGAATGCTGCGTGCTGTAACTGATGACGGTAATCATCCCCATCATATCGATGATACCAAGCATATAAACAAGCGCAGTGGCCGGCAGTAGCCCCACAATCATAGCGCTAAGCCCTGGCAACAACACGCGAAAGGCCTGGGGTAGCACAATCCTGCGAAAGGTTTGAAAACCGGTAAGTCCGACCATGTGTCCCGCCTCCGTCTGACCGCGCGGAACGGACAGGATGGCCGCACGGATGTGCTCCGCCAGAAATGCACCTTCGTTCATACCGAACGCCAAAAACACAAATATCAATTTAGGCCAGCCCGAAGCGACATTGCTGCCGAAAATGACGTTAAGGAGCAGCGGGATTCCGTAATAGACCAAAAAGATGTGAATCAATATAGGAGTCCCTCTGAAAAATGAAATATAAATGCCGGCGAATTGATGCAAAACCGGGATCTTTTTGACCCGAATGACCGCCAATACGGTTCCCAGAATAAGAGCCAATAGAGTCGAAACGAAGACCACATACAGCGAAATCGGGAACTTGGCCAGTATTTTCGGGAAATACTCCATCATCCGTTCAATTGAAAAAAAATCGTCGTTCATAGGAGCCTTCCCTTCAGGTTCGCCCACGCTGCGAAGAGGATCTCTTCGCAACGCGGGCGAACCGCGCGTAGAGCCGATTAATTAGGTTTGACAGTAACGTCGATGCCAAGAATCTCCAGGGAATGCTTGCTTAAAGTTCCGTCTGCTAACAGCTTGTTGATCGCCGCATCCACTTCATTCTTAAGGGATTCGCTGCCATAGTTGTATAAGAGATAAGTGCCGTTCTTCGTGCTCGGGTCGTAGAACAGATTGTCGCCGGCCACATCGAATGCGTCCTCGCCGTACGCTTCCAGAAGAGCTTTATCATTCAACCGTTCGCCGAAGAGCGCATCAACCGCACCGCTTTTCAGATTGGCCAGCTGCTGTTCGACCGTACCGGAATCCCAAACAATATCTATTTTATTGTCCGGATGCGTTTCGTTATATTTCTCTACGCTGGAGGCAACAGCAACACCCGGAGAAAGCGCGATCTTCAAGCCCCCAAGATCATCCTCCGTTTTGACGACAATACCGGAGCCCTTCTTGACCTTCAAGGTGTATCCGGTATTCTCATAATAGCTTTCATCGCCCAACAGGTACTTGGCCGCGCGTTCTTCCGTCCAACTGGCATGGATGGAAAGAATATCGAACGCTTTGGTATCAAGCCCGACAAAAGCGGCCTGGAAATCCGTTATCGGTTCATATTTGAATTCATACTGCGGCAGAAGCTTATCGATCTCGACAAGCGTTTCATAATCATATCCTTGCCACTTCCCGGATTCATCCAAAGTAGCGATTTTGGGAATGCCATTGACGAGACCCACTTTAATAGTCTTCGGTGCGGAAGATGCGCTTTCCTGATCTGCAGCGCCAGATTCGTTTTTGTTGCTGCTGTTATTACCGCAAGCGGTGATGGATAGCGCCAATACCATCGTAAGAGCAAGCCAAATAATCCTTTTCCTTTTCATTTCCATTGTCTAATTCCTCCGCATGTTGTTATTTAACTCAGTGTTCTTATCTAATTAGTTGGTTTTAGAATGCGCGAGTATCTTTATTTATGAGCTCATACCGATTTGCGATTCTAGGATCATAATATTACCATGACAAAACAAAGTCAATACTTAAATAACAATAAACATTACCGGAGTAATGTAATATTAATTCTTAGTAAAATGATTTATAATAATGGCAAAGGAGTTGGGGGTAAGAAATGAGCACAAGAGGGGCAACCAAAGAAGCTATTTTGACCGCAAGCATCCAGTTATTTAATAAATATGGATTCGATCAAGTCACGATTAATCAAATTTGCAAAGAGATCAATGTGACCAAAACCGCATTTTACTATCATTTCAAATCCAAGGATGAGTTGATTTCCGAGGTTTTTTCGTTTGACAATATGATCTCCAATAATGATGTACTGGACATTCTGTCCGTCACCGATTATGCCGATCAGGCGATAAAAGGCATGGAGATTTACGTGAAGCACATGGTGCGTTTGGGAGTCGAAATGACGAAGGAAAATTACAGGGTCCACCTTCGGAACCAGACTCTTCCACTCGATAAAGGTAAGTCATTACTACTCAGCAGCGTTATTCCCACGTTGGTTAAACGGGCCAAAGACGCGGGACAAATCAAAAATCCGGCGAGCGCAGAGGATCTGCTTGATTCGATGTGTATTATAGCCAATGGAGTCATTCTGAATTGGGCCATTATGGGCGGTAGTTTCGATATTCTGGAAGAAACCAGGAAGAGGTTTGAAATTTTGCTGGTCTTGTAAAGCGAATAGGGTTGTAAAAGGTAACGCTTCGCTCAAAAGAGGAGGCGTTTTTTAGCATTTCTATTTTCTTTTTATCTCAAGTTCAATAAAACTTTACCAAGGTATTGTTTTTAAATTACCGTTGTAATATAATTCGAATATTCCTTCGGATTGGAGAGATTAGATATGGAACCGAGCAAAGCAAGATTGATACTGGTTATAGGTGGTACAGGAACACAAGGAGGCAACGTGGCCCGCGAGTTGTTGAAGCACGGTCATCGTGTACGAATCTTGACCCGGACCCCGGATTCGGCTGCTGCTCAAGCGATAGCGGCTAAAGGTGCGGAGTTGATCCACGGAGACTTGGCCGATGTGGCATCGCTTGAGCCTGCCATGGACAATGTATCGGCAATCTTCTCAGTACAGTACGCCGATCCCTACGATCAGACAGTTGAGCCGCGAAATGCCGCAAATATGGTAGAGGCGGCAAGAAAAGCCGGAATTGAACAAGTCGTGCATACCTCGGTCGCTGGCAGCAATGTGTTTCCACGGTGGGATAAATACAAGTATCTGACTCAGACTTGGGAGAATAAATACGAAATCGAAGAGCTTATCCGCAATGGAGGTTTCCAGGCTTGGACGATTTTGCATCCTTGCTGGTTTATGGAGAATTTTGTAGAGCCCCACTCGGCCATTATGGCGCCGGAATTGAAAAACGGGGTTTTGTTTGGCACGTTGAAGGGAGATACTCCTCTAAAATTGAATTCCGGGGAGGATACAGCCCAATTTGCGCGCGCAGCTTTTGAGAATCCGCAGAAGTTCCATGGAAAGGATATTAATGTCGCAAGCGACGAACTTTCCATGACGGAGATTGCGCAAACGCTGAGTCACGTTCTCGATAAAAAGGTGGTCTTCGAAACCGCAGGCGATGAGGAAACCCGGAAACGCGGAATGTTGGAAGGAACGGTTTATTTTATGGAGTGGTTAGAAGAAGTGCCCGGTTACGGCTTCGATATTCAGGAAACAAGAGAGTACGGCGTTGAGCTTAAAACTTTTGCGGAATGGGTTGAGGAGAACAGACATAGGTTTGAAATTAACTAAAATACGGAAAAACTCAAGAAGCCTGATTTTATGGCTTCTTTTTTATGCGTAAAAATGACTTGCAGACCAGCGCCGCGCCTCATTAGCTGCTGGACTAGACAGCTTTTTGCGGCAGCCGGATTTGTACGGCAGTACCTATGCCCAGCCGGCTGTATACTTTTACCCCGTAGTATTCACCGAATTTAAGCTTGATCCGCCGGTCCACATTCATAATGCCATACCCGCGGCCGGGCTTCTCTCCCAGCAGCGTCTGCAGCGTCTCCCGGCTCATACCCATTCCGTCATCGATTACGGACAGAATGATGTCATTGTCCTGAATGATGCCCCTGATATGGATATTCAGCGGGTTGTCCTGATTCCACGAGGCATGAATCACCGAATTCTCTATAAAGGGCTGCAGAGTCAGCTTCACAGTAGAGTAGGGGAGAATCGCCTCATCAATTGTGTAGGTGATATTCAGCTGCCCCTTGAAGCGGATCAGCTGGATGGCATTATAGCTCCGGGTCAGTCTGATCTCCTCGTTGATCGTTAGGATGCTCTTTCCTTTGTTAAGCGAGATCCGGTAGAACTTGGCCAGATTCTGCACCATATCCTGGATCTGGCTGTCCTGGTGCTTAACCGCAAGGGAGGAGATGGAGCCAAGCGTATTATACAGGAAATGAGGATTGATCTGGGCCTGCAGCAGGTCCAGCTCCGCTTCCTTGCCGAGCAGCTCTTTCCGGGACACCTCGGTAATCAGACCGCTCAGGCGGCCTGTCATCTGGTTGAAGGCGAAGTGCAGCTGGCCGATCTCGTCATTGCCGAGCTGCTCTTCCCTGGCCGTGTTGAAATCGCCCCGTTCAATGCGCCGGACCATCCGGATTAAGATCCGGATGCGGTTGCTGAACAGCGAAGCGGTAATATAGATAAGCAGCAGGGCTACGCCGATGAAGGCGAGCGAGATTTTGATAATGAGCTGTGACAGGGACTTGGCATCCTTGATAATGCTCTCGTAAGGTACAATCGACACCGTCTTCCAGCCGTTGGCGAGGGTGTTGTAGACCGCAAAAGCTTTAACCCCCTGATAAGTAGTATCAAACCGGCCGGAAGCCTCCCCTTCAAACTTATGATTGAGCAGTCCGGGAAGGCTTGTGTCGAGAAGCTGCTTGTCGGCGGATGACAGAATAATGCCCTCGTCATTGATAATGAAGATATCTTTGCCGCCTGCCTCCTTCTCCATCAGAGAGTAAATGACCGACTCGGACACACTGAAGACCAGCGTTCCGTAAGGATATTGGTTCCGGTTGTTGTTCAGCAGTCTGGCGAGAGTGAACATGGCGGGACTGTCTTCGCTTTGCGGAGAGGTCAGATAGATGATATTGCCATGGGACTGCTGCAGCTGCTTGTACAGCTCTGTGTCCTGAACCTCTGGCGTAACGGGTTTGATATAGTAATTATCCTTGGGCAGCGAAGGATTGTCGGAATAGATGAATGCGCTATCAAAATCAGGGTAAGCCGCCATAACCGTATCAATACGGTTGCCGATGTACTTATAGACATCCAGATAGGAAGGATCATCTACATATTCAGCAGTCAGATAACTGGCCAGCCTGTCATCCAGATAGATGGAAGCGGAAATATGTTCATAGCTGTCCAGCTTATTCTCCAGATTCTTATTAATCTGCGCCGTTGAACTCATCATATTGATATAGATCTGCTCGGTTAGTTTGGATTTTGTAAGTTCATAGGAGAAATAGACCAGCAGCATCATCGGAATGATGGTGACCAGAACGAACACCAGGAACAGCTTGGAGCGGAAGCTCAGGTCGACAAAAGGCAGATAAATATACTTTCTATACAGTTGGCGCATCAGAGAGATCCCTTCTTTACCGGTTATTGACTAGTTCATCTTAGCAGACGGAATCATGAAATCCAATCACCGGATGTGCCTAAATATCTTTAAAAAGCGCTATCATTCGGAGGATCGCGATATAGAAAGCCCCGGGCTGCGGACTTAAGATAAATATGTGGAAGTTGAACAGAGAGGCAGCGATATATGCTGCTGCGGAGGAAAAGGGAGGGAATTTGATGTATAAAGCAAGCGCTGTCAAATTAGCCGGGGGCAACAGCCTGTGGAACAGGTTAAAGGAGCAGAAGTGGTTATTTGTGCTCATGCTGCCTGCGTTTATTGCGACATTGCTATTTTCTTACGGGCCTATGTTTGGGATGTATATGGCGTTTACGAATTATCAGCCGGGAGGAGGCACATTTCTGCACCAGTTCTTCGGGGCCGAATTCGTGGGCTTCAAATGGCTTGAATACTTCTTCACCACCGGTGATTTCTACCGGATCATGCGCAA
This window encodes:
- a CDS encoding amino acid ABC transporter permease, yielding MNDDFFSIERMMEYFPKILAKFPISLYVVFVSTLLALILGTVLAVIRVKKIPVLHQFAGIYISFFRGTPILIHIFLVYYGIPLLLNVIFGSNVASGWPKLIFVFLAFGMNEGAFLAEHIRAAILSVPRGQTEAGHMVGLTGFQTFRRIVLPQAFRVLLPGLSAMIVGLLPATALVYMLGIIDMMGMITVISYSTQHSLEGYADAALIFVAASIVLEKGSSILIKKLNYGRKPVDGSL
- a CDS encoding transporter substrate-binding domain-containing protein; translation: MEMKRKRIIWLALTMVLALSITACGNNSSNKNESGAADQESASSAPKTIKVGLVNGIPKIATLDESGKWQGYDYETLVEIDKLLPQYEFKYEPITDFQAAFVGLDTKAFDILSIHASWTEERAAKYLLGDESYYENTGYTLKVKKGSGIVVKTEDDLGGLKIALSPGVAVASSVEKYNETHPDNKIDIVWDSGTVEQQLANLKSGAVDALFGERLNDKALLEAYGEDAFDVAGDNLFYDPSTKNGTYLLYNYGSESLKNEVDAAINKLLADGTLSKHSLEILGIDVTVKPN
- a CDS encoding TetR/AcrR family transcriptional regulator; protein product: MSTRGATKEAILTASIQLFNKYGFDQVTINQICKEINVTKTAFYYHFKSKDELISEVFSFDNMISNNDVLDILSVTDYADQAIKGMEIYVKHMVRLGVEMTKENYRVHLRNQTLPLDKGKSLLLSSVIPTLVKRAKDAGQIKNPASAEDLLDSMCIIANGVILNWAIMGGSFDILEETRKRFEILLVL
- a CDS encoding NmrA/HSCARG family protein; this translates as MEPSKARLILVIGGTGTQGGNVARELLKHGHRVRILTRTPDSAAAQAIAAKGAELIHGDLADVASLEPAMDNVSAIFSVQYADPYDQTVEPRNAANMVEAARKAGIEQVVHTSVAGSNVFPRWDKYKYLTQTWENKYEIEELIRNGGFQAWTILHPCWFMENFVEPHSAIMAPELKNGVLFGTLKGDTPLKLNSGEDTAQFARAAFENPQKFHGKDINVASDELSMTEIAQTLSHVLDKKVVFETAGDEETRKRGMLEGTVYFMEWLEEVPGYGFDIQETREYGVELKTFAEWVEENRHRFEIN
- a CDS encoding cache domain-containing sensor histidine kinase, which produces MRQLYRKYIYLPFVDLSFRSKLFLVFVLVTIIPMMLLVYFSYELTKSKLTEQIYINMMSSTAQINKNLENKLDSYEHISASIYLDDRLASYLTAEYVDDPSYLDVYKYIGNRIDTVMAAYPDFDSAFIYSDNPSLPKDNYYIKPVTPEVQDTELYKQLQQSHGNIIYLTSPQSEDSPAMFTLARLLNNNRNQYPYGTLVFSVSESVIYSLMEKEAGGKDIFIINDEGIILSSADKQLLDTSLPGLLNHKFEGEASGRFDTTYQGVKAFAVYNTLANGWKTVSIVPYESIIKDAKSLSQLIIKISLAFIGVALLLIYITASLFSNRIRILIRMVRRIERGDFNTAREEQLGNDEIGQLHFAFNQMTGRLSGLITEVSRKELLGKEAELDLLQAQINPHFLYNTLGSISSLAVKHQDSQIQDMVQNLAKFYRISLNKGKSILTINEEIRLTRSYNAIQLIRFKGQLNITYTIDEAILPYSTVKLTLQPFIENSVIHASWNQDNPLNIHIRGIIQDNDIILSVIDDGMGMSRETLQTLLGEKPGRGYGIMNVDRRIKLKFGEYYGVKVYSRLGIGTAVQIRLPQKAV